In the Methanocorpusculum vombati genome, one interval contains:
- a CDS encoding TrmB family transcriptional regulator, protein MDEDLVLRLKKFGMNEYEAKVYSALFGLRVASAREIHEFTQIPRGRVYETLNALMEKHFVVSAGGSPARYHVCDVSRTFEQIKKDTMDSLNDLSEYLTGLERDRPERLLQAYELRSQWAIDSQVQLMFRRVKSEMLIICDDAEFLKRYASDLKKLDKRVALYVIVRTPELAEHLGIRCYLGGRDIECGMFCPPVPDGRSLLRKIAIYADRQDSLSVVEENGMLEGVFLSNDLFSGYLYHCILNEIQPIRSGTL, encoded by the coding sequence ATGGATGAGGATCTGGTTCTCCGTCTGAAAAAGTTCGGTATGAACGAGTACGAGGCAAAGGTGTACTCGGCGCTGTTCGGACTGCGGGTGGCGAGCGCCCGGGAAATTCATGAGTTTACCCAGATCCCCCGGGGACGGGTGTATGAGACACTGAATGCGTTAATGGAGAAGCATTTTGTTGTGTCGGCGGGCGGGTCTCCCGCCCGCTATCATGTCTGCGATGTGTCGCGGACGTTTGAGCAGATCAAGAAGGACACGATGGATTCCCTGAATGATCTGAGCGAGTATCTGACCGGCCTGGAGCGCGATCGTCCGGAACGGCTGCTGCAGGCGTATGAGCTGCGGAGCCAGTGGGCGATTGATTCGCAGGTACAGCTGATGTTCCGGCGTGTCAAATCGGAGATGCTGATCATCTGTGATGATGCGGAGTTTTTGAAGCGGTATGCGTCTGATTTGAAAAAACTTGACAAACGGGTTGCGCTCTACGTTATTGTCAGAACGCCGGAGCTTGCCGAACATCTGGGGATACGGTGTTATCTCGGGGGCCGGGATATTGAGTGCGGGATGTTCTGTCCTCCGGTTCCTGACGGTAGAAGTCTTTTGCGGAAGATTGCTATCTATGCTGACCGGCAGGATTCTTTGTCGGTGGTGGAGGAGAACGGGATGCTGGAAGGTGTGTTCCTCTCAAACGATCTTTTCTCCGGGTATCTGTATCATTGTATCCTGAATGAGATTCAGCCGATCCGATCCGGAACTCTGTAA
- a CDS encoding MATE family efflux transporter: protein MAERENIITEGNITKALLIIALPIIISNILQSVLEVVDMYFIGHLGQDAIAGGTMSISIIMVLTTVLFGIVTATAAFISRAYGSERYERIQVILAHSLYLALIISAIIAVIGFFWSEELLLLLGADPGALAEGTKFLRPMLMGLFVMVILMTLVTAFQSSGDSRTPMYAMIAVNIVNIILNPTLIQGLGGFPAFGIAGSAYASILSRATGILLLLAVIYLLPSFKNSPVRLPNRWTFEPQLIRDIVLIAIPSAIQSGVRSFGFLMMTSIITVFYGTAAVAAYGISIRLDMLGLIIVMGFCTAIAVMVGQNLGAGKVERAELSVKYAVVINAIFMAVVAIFYYLNAEMLLAFFGAEGEALVDGVLFMHIIPFSYFIIAIAMTLGFAMNGAGMTRPGMYSAIAGQICTQVALSALFAYLGYPIQYIWYAIVCGSVIMCICDYYFYRKGEWKRKKLDLGGESA, encoded by the coding sequence ATGGCCGAAAGGGAGAATATTATCACCGAGGGAAATATCACGAAAGCCCTCCTCATCATCGCCCTCCCGATCATCATCAGCAACATTCTCCAGAGTGTCCTTGAAGTCGTGGACATGTACTTCATCGGTCACCTTGGTCAGGATGCGATCGCGGGCGGAACGATGAGTATCTCGATCATCATGGTCTTAACCACCGTGCTGTTCGGTATAGTCACCGCCACTGCCGCGTTCATATCGCGGGCATATGGATCGGAACGATATGAACGCATTCAGGTAATTCTTGCACACTCGCTGTATCTGGCGCTTATTATTTCCGCCATAATAGCAGTTATCGGATTTTTCTGGTCGGAAGAACTCCTTCTCCTCCTTGGAGCAGATCCGGGAGCACTTGCCGAAGGAACGAAGTTCCTGCGGCCGATGCTTATGGGTCTCTTCGTCATGGTCATTCTGATGACCCTTGTTACGGCGTTTCAGAGCAGCGGGGATTCCCGGACACCGATGTATGCAATGATTGCCGTAAACATCGTCAATATCATTCTGAACCCGACCCTGATTCAGGGTCTCGGAGGTTTTCCGGCGTTCGGTATTGCAGGATCAGCGTACGCGTCCATCCTTTCGCGTGCCACAGGTATTCTGCTGCTGCTTGCCGTAATCTATCTTCTTCCGTCATTCAAAAACAGTCCTGTCCGGCTGCCGAACAGATGGACGTTTGAGCCGCAGCTGATCAGGGATATTGTGCTGATTGCCATTCCGAGTGCCATTCAGAGTGGTGTGCGGAGTTTCGGATTCCTGATGATGACGTCGATCATCACCGTCTTCTACGGGACGGCAGCGGTTGCTGCATACGGTATCTCGATTCGTCTGGATATGCTGGGACTCATTATTGTGATGGGATTCTGTACGGCAATCGCGGTCATGGTCGGTCAGAATCTTGGTGCGGGAAAGGTTGAGCGTGCGGAGCTGTCGGTGAAGTATGCGGTTGTTATCAATGCAATCTTTATGGCGGTTGTTGCGATCTTCTACTATCTCAACGCTGAGATGCTGCTGGCGTTCTTCGGTGCGGAGGGAGAAGCACTTGTGGACGGCGTGCTGTTTATGCACATTATCCCGTTCTCTTACTTCATCATCGCTATTGCCATGACGCTCGGGTTTGCGATGAATGGTGCAGGTATGACGCGGCCCGGCATGTACTCGGCGATTGCCGGACAGATCTGTACGCAGGTTGCACTTTCCGCACTGTTTGCGTACCTTGGCTATCCGATCCAGTACATCTGGTATGCAATCGTCTGCGGTTCGGTTATTATGTGCATCTGCGACTACTACTTCTACCGTAAAGGCGAGTGGAAGAGAAAGAAGCTGGATCTCGGTGGAGAGTCCGCATAG